Proteins encoded by one window of Hafnia alvei:
- the icmH gene encoding type IVB secretion system protein IcmH/DotU, with protein sequence MSEQSILFPAGNNSQDAISPAEKKDSALHELSEEHSGRQYRLPLRGNSLNPMVDAATPLLGMVMRMEGMNSQTMPEHLFAQVVTDVQAVEQLLQEQGYEPGVIVSCRYVLCTFIDEAALGNGWSNKNEWIKQSLLVHFHNEAWGGEKVFILLERLIREPKRYQDLLEFVYLCFSLGFRGRYKVAAIHDQGEFEQIYRRLHHVLHTLRGDAPSPLLHQDKKTQGGRYQLMRRLTIKHVLIGGIAVLALFYLFYMLRLDSQTQDILHQLNRLLAR encoded by the coding sequence ATGAGCGAACAATCCATTCTGTTTCCCGCCGGAAATAACAGCCAGGATGCCATTTCACCAGCGGAAAAAAAGGATTCGGCGTTGCATGAGCTGTCAGAGGAACATTCCGGTCGTCAGTACCGGCTGCCCCTACGTGGTAACAGCCTAAACCCGATGGTTGATGCTGCCACACCATTGTTGGGAATGGTCATGCGCATGGAGGGAATGAACAGCCAGACCATGCCGGAGCACCTCTTCGCGCAGGTAGTAACAGATGTCCAGGCGGTGGAGCAACTGCTTCAAGAGCAGGGCTACGAGCCGGGAGTGATTGTCTCGTGTCGCTATGTGCTCTGCACTTTTATTGACGAGGCTGCTCTGGGTAATGGCTGGTCGAACAAGAACGAGTGGATTAAACAGTCACTGCTGGTCCATTTCCACAATGAAGCCTGGGGCGGTGAGAAGGTTTTTATTTTGCTAGAGCGTCTGATCCGCGAACCAAAGCGTTATCAGGATCTGCTGGAATTTGTATATCTCTGCTTTTCTCTGGGCTTTCGTGGGCGCTACAAGGTGGCCGCCATACATGATCAGGGTGAGTTTGAACAGATATATCGCCGTCTGCACCATGTTCTGCACACACTGCGCGGTGATGCCCCTTCTCCGCTACTGCATCAGGACAAAAAAACGCAAGGTGGACGCTATCAGCTCATGAGACGCTTGACCATCAAACATGTGCTCATTGGCGGCATTGCCGTTCTGGCGCTCTTTTATCTGTTCTACATGTTGCGGCTGGACAGCCAGACGCAGGATATTCTGCATCAACTGAACCGGCTACTGGCCAGGTAA